A region of the Bacillus spongiae genome:
TACCCTTCAAAAGAGTAAAGGCTCATTGTTGTTGCTTCGCTTAGTGCATGTGCGACATCCTCTGCACTAATAGCCTCATTTATGAAAGTGTCTACCGCTACTCCTATTTTTTGTAAAGAAAATTCTTTTACCGTTTTGCTGACCTTTCCAAATACAGCACGTAAATCATCAAATGTTAATTCCTGTTCCTTTCCTAATCCAACAAAAATCAACCTTTTAGCACCGATAGCACCCAAAGTATGTATTGAAGAAACTTTCTTCACTTTATAATGGATGTCTTTCGACTTTGCTAATTCTGTAAGCTGACCGTTAAAAATATCGTCTAATTGTTTTATGACCCCATGAAATACTGGTTGTTGATAAACTCCCAATACTAACGCATCTACTTCTTGCTCAAGTAAAAATTCCTGTTCTACTGAAAACTTCATTTAGAACACCTCCTCCGTTATTATAGCGAATTCCCAAACGACAATCTAGCATCTCAGGTTCACCATTACTTCACCAATACATTATCACGTTTTAGATTGGGAAACTGTGGTATACTAATTAGGAAATTACACTATTTGGAATAGACTTCACTTTGGAAGGGTGCTGGCTAGCTATATGGATTTATTATTGAATTTTCCACTTATGGCTTCACTAATGGCTATCTTCTTTGCCCAATTTATTAAAGTCCCCATTCAATATCTCGCTACCAAGAAAATTGATTGGTCCCTTTTGACTTCTACGGGTGGAATGCCAAGTTCTCATTCGGCCGCAGTCACAGCATTAGCAACAGGCGTAGCATTCGAAACATCACTCCAATCACCCATCTTCGCAGTAGCAGCAGTCTTTGCCATTATTGTTATGTTTGATGCTACAGGCGTGCGTCGACAAGCGGGAGAGCAAGCAATTGTTTTAAATCAACTCGTCACTGATTTCCAACGTTTTGTAGTCGAAGCTAAAATGTGGCAAAAAAAACCTGAACAGGATAAACGAAAGGAACTAAAAGAGCTTCTTGGCCATAAGCCAAATGAAGTGTTTATCGGAGGATTAACAGGGATTTTCCTTACGATATTATTTCGTCTGTACATTTGGACATGAGGAGGGGAAGGAATGAGGGTTATATCAATTTGTCCCAGTAATACAGAAATAATGGCGTATTTAAATTTATCTTCTCATCTCGTAGGGTTAGACGATGAGTCAGATTGGCCAAAACATATTCAGCATCTCCCTCGTCTCGGTCCTGATTTATCCATTAATATGGATAAAATAGAAGCGTTAAAACCTGATCTTGTTCTTGCTTCCCTAAGTGTTCCTGGGATGGAAAGGAACGTGGAACAACTAAAAAAGCGAAACATCCCTCATCTCGTTTTAAATCCCCAAAGTCTTCATGATATTAGTAAAGATCTCCTTACAGTAGGGGAGGCGTGTGGGAGGAA
Encoded here:
- a CDS encoding divergent PAP2 family protein gives rise to the protein MDLLLNFPLMASLMAIFFAQFIKVPIQYLATKKIDWSLLTSTGGMPSSHSAAVTALATGVAFETSLQSPIFAVAAVFAIIVMFDATGVRRQAGEQAIVLNQLVTDFQRFVVEAKMWQKKPEQDKRKELKELLGHKPNEVFIGGLTGIFLTILFRLYIWT